The nucleotide sequence CTTGGTCAGGCTCCCCGCCACGTTGGCCAGCGCATCTGCACGTGTCGTGGGGATGCCTATGAGCTGTGCAGTGGCCGCCGCTTCCCGGTGCCTGCCTGCGGAAGCGAGTGCCTCCGTAACTCCGGTCAGGGCATGATCTTGCGACTCCCGGTCGGGGATGATGCCAGCGAGGTCGGTCGCTTCCCGGTAGCGCTCAATCATGGCCCAGGCCTGGGCGACGCCGCACAGTGCCCACGACCGCGCCTCAGGATCGGTGATGCCTTGCGCGAGAGCGATTGCACGGTCGTCATCGCCAATGCGGGCGAACAAGCGCGCCATGTGGGAGTGGAGATCGTCGCCCGGAACCTCCCTAGCTGCCTTTTCGGCTTCGACCAGCACGGGGTGCGCCGCACCTGCGTGACCGTGGGACATCAGGGTCTCCGCGAGTTCGGCCAGCTGCCTAGCTCTGGTCTTTGGATCAGGGTGGCTCTGCGCCAGCGCTACAGCCTTCTCCGTTGCCCCGAGCCTGGCCCACACATCCAGCAGTCCCGACGGCACCTCTGTGATCTTGTCGTGGAGGGTGTTCCGGCACATTGCCAGGCGTAGCGCGGCGGCCAGATCGGGGCCATCCGCCCCGACCGCCGTGGTCTGCTCATCCGACGCGAGCAGGAGGTCGAAGGCTGAGGAAATCTCCTCCAGTGCCGCCTGGTGTCCTCCGCTACGCTGCCACAGGCGCTCGTGCCGCCGAGGATCGGTAGCCAGCTCGACCAGCCGAGCCGTATCACCTTGTACGCGCAGCATCTGAGAGTAGCCGCGCAGCGCGTAATCCGGCGTGCGAAGTGGCCAGCCATCCTGGCGATGGCGGGCGACGAAAGCGTGGATGCGGTCTCGGGCAGCGTTGAGGGCATCCGGGGCCAGCAACTCAAGGGCGCTGGCGAGAAGCTGCTGGTGTGCGAAGGAGAAGAGGCCGTTGTCCAGGCCGGGCGTGGGGGCGACACGACGTTGGAACACCCGGCCGGCAATCCCTCCGAGTTCCAGCTCGACCTTGCGTGCTGACATCCCCGTGAGTTCGGCGAGGTCGGCAGCGCTCAGGCCTCCGCTGGCGGCCGCCGTCAATGCAACCAGTTCCTCGCCGAGCCCCCCGCCAGCCAGCAGTGCGTCGAGGCTTCGCTCCGCCTCCTCTTGGACAGCCTGGGCCACTGACGACTTTTCCAGCCAGTGGTCGATCGCGTGGCTCCGCAGTGGATGGCCCGCCGAGACGTCACCTGGTACCGGGGGGTTGGGCCGTCCCGCCACGAGAACCCTTAGCTCGGAGGGCACCTGTCGGGGCAGCAAGGCCGCAATACTGTGGCCGGATACAGCGCTGACGACCCCGGTGTCCTCGTCCAGTCCGTCGACAAGCAGAACCAAACAGTGGCCGTTCTCCTCGGCATGCTTGGCCGCCCGCCGCAACCCGACCAGGAACTGTCCCTGGGTCCTGCACTCAAGCTCGCGGTCGTGCAGGTATTCACGCAGTTGCCGCTCCATGGCGGAGAGGAAGGCAGTGCGGTCGGAATTTCCGCCGTGGCGATGGGTGATGAAGAAGGCGAGCACGCTCACACCCGGTGGTGGCTGCAGCGCGAATTGGGCCATCAGCGCCGTCTTGCCCGACCACGGCTCGGCCAGCCACCGCCAGTAGGCACTTTCACCCTTTGGCGACTCAAGGGGCTCGGCGCAGAATGCAGCCATCGCGGCCAGCTCCTGCGCACGGCCCTCGAAGCGCTCTGCGGCGAGTTCACGAACCTCCAGAAGGTATCCGGAGCTCGGTACCGCAGGCTGTCCCCCTACCCCCACAAGAGCGGGCGCCACGCCCCCGTGACAATTCAGCAGTTCGACGAAGGCAGAGTCTGTGGCGAACTTGCGGACTGGCAGCGCGTGCAGGCGGCGGTTCTCGTGCTCCTCGTCGTCCTGCAGAACGACGCCCACGAGGTGGCCCTGACAGAAGACCGCTGCCCCGGAGACCCCGCTCCACGCTTGCCGCTGGTCCGTCCTCAGACGTGGGGCGGCATCCTGGTCAAGGGTGTGCAGGTCATGCCTGCCTTCGCCCCCAGCCAGGGGGGAGAGCATGCCACGCAGGTGCTCGACCCGGCGGTGCCCGTCTGTGGCCCTAGTCTGAAGCGGGTACCCCAGACCCGCATACGGGAGGGCGTCGCTGCCCACCGGTCGGCCCCAGCGCACCGTTCCCGGGATATGCACGGGCGCGTCCAAGCGCAGCAGGGCTACATCCAGGCCGTCGGAGCCGGTCCAGCAGACGGAGGCTTTCCGGCGGTACACGCTCCCGGACTGCGGGTGACCCACCCGAACGGTGATCCTGGGCCAGACCTCGCCGGCTTCGTCGACGAGGACATGGCGGGCGGTCAGCACCAGCTGCGGAGCGACGAGATAGCCAGATCCAGCCTTACGGCGGCCCCTGCCATCGCAGCGGACATCAGCCAACCTGCGCTCGTCCACGGAGTTGCCTCAGCCCATCCCCTGGTCAGCCTTCCGCCTGCCCGAATTAGTCCTCGTCCCAGGAGCCGGCTTCCTCGACCCCGACGTCGACCTGCCCATCTCCGGTGGCGCGGTCCTTGACTTTCAGTTTGAGGGTCAGCTTGTGAGCGCGCGTCGATCCCACCGAGCCGCTTGCGTCCACAGTGGCCACGCCAAACGTCAGCTTCCCCCCACCACGGCCCTCATTGCGCAGCTCCAACAAGAGCTCAAGCTGCGCCTCCTCGATCTCGAAGGCGAGCTGCTGCCCCGCTCCCGCGCTCTGGGCCAGGTACAGCTCCTGCCTTAGCTCCTCGATCGCTACAGCCAGCCCGATATCCGCCACCGTATGCCCGCGCCCCTTGTCCAGCGAGGCCGTCTGCGCGACCCCGGACCGATCCCGACGGCTGATGGTCTCAGCCGATCCGGCTAGTCTGCCCAAAAGGCCTACGGCGAGCCAATAGCACCCTCGTCGCGGTCAGTTGGTGGGAGGGGAGTGAAGCGCTCAGTCACAGCTGATCGTCAAACATGCGTTTCGGCCGAAGGGGGACGACGTTCGGCGTCGGCAACTTCGTGGCCACGTCAGGCTGCACGTGGCAGCAGTTGCCCACTGCTTCGTTCGGTCCGTCGGGGGCGACGGGCTGGAATGTTGCTGTCGGTGGGGCGCTCGCACATGGCCAGGTCGCGTTTCTAGCGGCAGAGCAGCAGGGCGTGGGGGTTGTCGTAGAGGAGAACGAGGAACTCGCCCGCCTGCGGGAGGACGTGCTCGCGCTTGTCCGCGCCCTCACCGCCCGGCACCGGCGCCAGGGGAGCGGGATCCTGAGGGCGAGCGGGGACCGGAGCGGTCTGCGGCATCGTCCCGGGCGGCTGGATGATCCCGGTGATCGCGCACGTCGCACCCTGCCGTGCGGGACAATGTCCGCGGCGGGCACGGAGCCCGGGGCCGGCACGATGCACGGGCGGGGCGATGGAGGACGTACGGGAGCTGCTGGCCGAGTACGGCCAGGTCCACAGCGACGAACTGCTGGAGCACGACCGCCACCGGCTCCTGGTCGAGGTGGTGGCGGCGCTGATCCGGCGCACCGACCCCGAGGCGACGCTCGCCCACCGGTCGCCCGACGAGCTGGCCGTGTTCTTCGAACTCGCCGGACGCGACTACGCGATCACCGTGTCGGCCGCGGCCGGCGGCGCCGCGGCCGAGTCGGCCCGCGCCGCGGTCCGCGCCCGCGAACGAGACCTCGGGCCGGGTGTGCGATGGATCCTGCTCTGCGCGAGGGCCGCGAGCCAGGACATGGACGACGCCGTGAGCAGCGCCCTGCCGGCGCAGAGCGTTCTCCTGGACCGTGACCATCTCGAGGCCGCCGTGTGCGACCTCGCCTCCCTCGCGTCCCTGATCCGCGCGGCCTTCCGACCGCCGCGGCCGCCGTACACCCTGCTGCACGAGCTTCTGCTCGAACAGCCTCCGGAACAGGCCCCGGAGCTGGCGCTGGCGGCCCGCCCGGCCGGGACGGCGACCGTGCCGTCCCGGCCGGCGGCGGGCATCGACGTCGGTGTCGTCATGGCGGGCGAGTCCTGGCCGCTACGGCCGACCGGGATGGCCTGGGCGTCCGCCGACAGTGCGCTGATCACCACCGAAGCCGGTCTGGCCGAAGTGGACATGCAGCGGGGAGGAACCAGGTGGCGGCTGCCGCTTCCCGGCGTCCACGGCGATGCGGCGGTGCTGCCCGACGGCACGGTGTGGGTGCTGTGCGGACCGGCGGTAGTGAGGTGGCGCGAGGGCGTACTGCAGGCGGCCGGCGGCGGTTTCGAGGCCAACGCCAACCTGCTGCTCGGCCCCGACGCGAGCGTGTGGGTCCTGTCCGGATCCGGCGCGGCCCTCGGCGCCGGCACCGGCTCAACCCTCGCGCTCACGAGGCTCGCCGAGCAGGTGGGCGACCAGCAGCGGTTCTCCCTCGACTTCGACGCGGCGGTCCGCTCGGCCGCCTGGCTCGGCGAGCGGCGCTTCCTCCTCGCCGCCGGCGGACACAGCGCCGTCGTCGACATCGCCGTCAGCACCAGCGCCCGGGGGCGCGAGGACTGGATGCTGACTCCGGTGTCCTACCCGGGACATCTGGCCCATAGCGGCGGCGACACCGTCCTGGTGGCCGGACGCTCCGGCTCGGGGGTCGGTGTGGAAGTGCACGCCCTCGACGCGGCCGGCCGCACCAGCAACGCGGTCGCCGAGGTGCAGCTCGGCGACGTACTCGGGCTCCTCCAGAGCCCGGCGGGCGGACCTGCGTACCTGCTGGGGTCCCTGCCGACCAACGACGTCAACGCCGTCCACCCCGTCCTCATGAAGATCACCGGCCACCACCCCGCCGACGCACCCACGCCCGACGATCTTGCGCCACCACCGGCCGCCGATCCGTACGACGCGGTGCGCCGCCAGGCCCGCGGGGTGAAAAAGGACTACGCGCTTCAGAAGTTCCCCCTGCCCGACGGCAAGGGCGGCATGGGCATCGTCCACGAGGCCGTGCACAAGGAGACGGGAACCGTCGTCGCGTTCAAGAAGCCGCGCTCGCTGCGCGAGAACCTGACCGCGAGGATGCTGCGCGAGATCGAGGTGGCGCAGAAGCTCGGCGCCAACCGCCACGTGATGCCGGTCCTCGACTCCAGCCCCCGGGCCGAGTGGTTCGTCATGCCGATGGCCCAGAACACCGCCGAAGGCCTCCAGCCCGAGCTGCAGCGCGACGACGCGCAGCTGCGGGCCCTGGTCGACGCGGTCGCCTCCGCACTGGCCGACGCCCACCGCCTGGACTACCTGCACCGCGACATCAAACCCGCCAACATCCTCCTCCTCGACGGCCGTTGGGTTCTCGGCGACTGGGGCATCGTGCGCCGTCCCCGCGGGCAGACGACCAACCCCAAGCGCACCGGCACCACGATCGGGACCGCCGAGTTCGGCGCCCCCGAACTGTCCGTCGATCCGCACAACGCCACCCCGGCCAGCGACATCTACAGCCTGGGCAAGGTCATCGGATGGCTGCTCACCGGCCTCCCCCCGGAGGTGAATGTCCCACTGCTGCCGGCCGGGCCCTGGCGCGGCGTCGTACGGCGCTGCACCTACCGCGATCCGCTCCAGCGCCCGCAGACGATCGCCAACTTCCTCGACCTGGTCGAGCAGGAGACCGCACCGCAGATCGACCTGCCCGTCGCGCGGGCCCACCAGGTCCTGGCGGCCGCCCAGGAGGGAGACACCGACGCCGCCCGCCGGCTGCTGGCCCTGGCCGCCGACCACGGAGACGACTACGAGCTCTACCTGGACGTCCTGCCCGGCCTCGACATGGACACGGCCGCGCCGCTCCTGCTGGACCACCCCGAGCAGGCCCGCACCCTGGTGGAGGCAATGACCGGTCACGTCCGGGGCGACGGCACCGGCTGGCCCCACTGGAACGAGTCCAAGCGGGCCATCGCCTGGCTGCGCGGCGTCGCCCGCCACGCGGCCGAGGAGGAGCAGTGGGACCTCCTGGAGGAGGCCGCCCGCGGCATGTGCACCTGGGACGAGGCGTCCAACGAGTTCGACCAGCAGATCGCGACGCGGGACTGGCTGCGCCGCCTGCACGGCCAGGCCGCGCGGATCCTCGCCGGCGTACTGCGCGAGCATCCCGGCAGCGCCCGCTACTACTACGAACTCGCGAGCGAACGTGCCGTTGACATGGCCATCCGCAACGCCGTCAACCCGGCGGCCGGCACCTGACCGCCAAGGCACCCCACGCCGCACCGCCGGCCCCGTTCGAGGGATCCGCCTGGCCGACGGCAACGGGCGCCGCCGTGCGCACGCCTCGGGAGACCGGGCCTCTCGGACGCCGCCGGCTCGCCGATGCCTCGAAACAGGCTGGCGCGGCTACGCCTTCATCCGGGCCAACTCCCGGACGGCCTCCAGGGACGCGGCACTGAGCCGAGCGGCTTCGGCCTCACCCAGGACTCCCCGAGCGAAGCGCAAAGTGGCCTGCCGCGGAAGAACACGCGTGTTGAACGCGCTCCTGGCCTGCAGCAGCGAGTTGCCGAAGTCGCGTGCGTGAGCGCGAAGATCCGACGGGTCGCCCGAGTGGGCAGCCGCCACCAGGTCCAGGGCACGCTCGGAGACCTCCCGCTGCTCCTTGCAGACGGTGCGTACCGCGTCGACGCAGAAGTACAGGATCACCGGCACGAGCGGAAAGAGGCCGTATGCGGCGAAGTCGGCGGTCATCACCTCGTCCCAGCCCATGTCCAACCACCACATCAGCAGGGGCGAGACGGCGGCGACGAGCAGCGGCCAACTGGGACGTGTCGGTGGACTCCACGTCAAGTTATGCGCAATTGGGGCTGCTGGAGGAGAAACGGTCGGCCCCTGAGCAGGCGCTGACGTGGGTGATCAGGTGTGTTTCTCTCTTTGATGAAGTCCCGCACCCGAGCACGGGACCGGGCCACCGTCAGCTGCGTCGCCTTACCGCACAGCTGGGTGTGCAGATCCTCGAAGACGCCTGGCATCACGCCACCGGCAACCGCCTGCCCGACGCCGTACGCGAGTACGCCCTCACCACCGACTGACTGGACCAACGGAGGCCACTCACATGGACGACGCGATCGAGCAGAGTGCCCGGGCCACGGCCCAGCGCATGACCTCACCGGTGCACGCCTCACTGGTCGAGGACGTGGAAGCCACTTTGGCAACGCGCGACACGCCTCAAGGACCGGGTCAATACACAGATCCCACAGCACTTGCCGGCCTCATCGTCAGCATCGCCACCCTGGCCTGGACGATGTACAACGACATTCGCGGCCGAGGTGCCGCCAACCCCTCCACCGACACCATCACCCGCCGCGTCCGGCTTCAAATCAACGAACACGAGAGCGCTGCAACCCAGCTCAGCGCTGCCGAACGCGACCGGACAATCGACATCACCGTCGAGGAAACCCTCAACGCCGCCCAGAATCACCCATAAGTCTGGGACTCGTACCGAGGGTCTGACACGATGCTGACGCGAGGCCATCGAGCCACCGAGGTGGCATTGCGTACACGGAAGTTGGCCGGCGCCGCGTACTCCCCCTCCTCGCAGTGCGGCGAGCCCGTACCTGCGTGCGCAAAGGTGCTCGGTATAGCCGTTGGGCGAAATTGGGCGCAGACTCCTCCTCGCCTTGCAGGAGCGAGGGTCGGTCGATCACGCCTATCGCGCAGGAACATGCCCGGGAGCCGACTGCCCCTGCATGTGTCACAACCCGTCGCCGTCCTAGAAGTGGTAAGAGCCCTTGTTCATGACGGCGCGTCAGTGCGGATGGTCATCCCGAAGTGGACCACTGGGGCTGCCTCGTTGAAGGTTCGGTCTGGTGAGCTGCTGCCAAGCAGACAGTGCCCGTGGAATCAGCGCGCCGCGGGACAGGGGCACTGCGGCTATGCCGGGGCTGGTCTGCGTAGTGGTGTAGGTGGATCTGGAGACGGCAGGCCAGGTTTTCGGGAGTCATCGAGCGCCTCCCACAGGTGGGATAGCGGCAGACTGAGGGACATGGATTGGCTCTCACCCGTCACGGGACTTGTTGGTGTGGTCATCGGTGGCGGCATCGGGCTTCGCGGCTCGAAGGCCGTAGCCGATCGACAGCTCGCTGACGCTCAGCAGGCCCGCGAGGACGCTGAGCGCATCGCTGTCGTGGCTGTTCTGGCGAAGGCATTGGGCATGCTTCTGGAGAAGGCCGATCAGATCCCGAAGGATCAGTTCAGGTTCAGTGAGGGG is from Streptomyces sp. NBC_00370 and encodes:
- a CDS encoding trypco2 family protein, with translation MADIGLAVAIEELRQELYLAQSAGAGQQLAFEIEEAQLELLLELRNEGRGGGKLTFGVATVDASGSVGSTRAHKLTLKLKVKDRATGDGQVDVGVEEAGSWDED
- a CDS encoding serine/threonine-protein kinase encodes the protein MEDVRELLAEYGQVHSDELLEHDRHRLLVEVVAALIRRTDPEATLAHRSPDELAVFFELAGRDYAITVSAAAGGAAAESARAAVRARERDLGPGVRWILLCARAASQDMDDAVSSALPAQSVLLDRDHLEAAVCDLASLASLIRAAFRPPRPPYTLLHELLLEQPPEQAPELALAARPAGTATVPSRPAAGIDVGVVMAGESWPLRPTGMAWASADSALITTEAGLAEVDMQRGGTRWRLPLPGVHGDAAVLPDGTVWVLCGPAVVRWREGVLQAAGGGFEANANLLLGPDASVWVLSGSGAALGAGTGSTLALTRLAEQVGDQQRFSLDFDAAVRSAAWLGERRFLLAAGGHSAVVDIAVSTSARGREDWMLTPVSYPGHLAHSGGDTVLVAGRSGSGVGVEVHALDAAGRTSNAVAEVQLGDVLGLLQSPAGGPAYLLGSLPTNDVNAVHPVLMKITGHHPADAPTPDDLAPPPAADPYDAVRRQARGVKKDYALQKFPLPDGKGGMGIVHEAVHKETGTVVAFKKPRSLRENLTARMLREIEVAQKLGANRHVMPVLDSSPRAEWFVMPMAQNTAEGLQPELQRDDAQLRALVDAVASALADAHRLDYLHRDIKPANILLLDGRWVLGDWGIVRRPRGQTTNPKRTGTTIGTAEFGAPELSVDPHNATPASDIYSLGKVIGWLLTGLPPEVNVPLLPAGPWRGVVRRCTYRDPLQRPQTIANFLDLVEQETAPQIDLPVARAHQVLAAAQEGDTDAARRLLALAADHGDDYELYLDVLPGLDMDTAAPLLLDHPEQARTLVEAMTGHVRGDGTGWPHWNESKRAIAWLRGVARHAAEEEQWDLLEEAARGMCTWDEASNEFDQQIATRDWLRRLHGQAARILAGVLREHPGSARYYYELASERAVDMAIRNAVNPAAGT